From Polyodon spathula isolate WHYD16114869_AA unplaced genomic scaffold, ASM1765450v1 scaffolds_1355, whole genome shotgun sequence:
GCTCACACACTCTCCAGAGGCAGCGTGTGTGTGCAATATATATGTTCTAAATTAAGAGCTCGTAGCATGTCAATGAAATGGGACACGCATCTACAAAGTTGATGGAACAGACCCTCTGAAAGTTTAGAAGGATACTATCGACCCAGCAGCTCTGTCACCTCTTCCTTTGTCATCACGATGTGCTCTGGAACCAGCTGAAAACACACAAGCAGGCATGTGAAACAGAAACATGTTGGGGATCCCTGCAGTGGGATTACAATACTGTTTCACCTAACAGTTAAGTCTGTGTTGTTCTACAGGTGGTATATACTACCTGTAGAGACATGGGATCGGATTTAAAAGTGTACAGATTAACAACTCTTGTAAATTAATTGTGACATTCAATACCtttaacaaataaagtaaaacaaattcaGTTACTGTTATGTGGTCCAAGGACTTCTTAAAAATCTATTTGAGTAActaaacacatgtatttatctaGGCATACTCAAGGTTAGAAACTCAGCCAGCCCTGTACCCAGTCCTGGGGCTTCCGAACTGTCATCAATgaagtatattattgaaatgattcaGTATCCAGGAGTTTGAGCAGCCCCTGTGAAACCCATTGCTCCTTCCCTTACAGCTGCATGAATAACTCCTAACAGTCAACCTGCAGATGCAGGGATTCAAGGAcatcagttcagagcagagcaggggcctgattgttcaaactcctggctcctgttGATTTCAATAATGAACCTAAACGAGGAGAGTTCTGAAGCTGGGTGCAAGACTGCTGGAAGTTTCTAACCCTGTGCGCACTTGTGATTGTGGGCCGGGCTCTCACCTCGTGTTCTGTGATGTTAATAAGCAGCTCCTGCTGTAGAAACTGCTCTAGGATGTACTTGGGTGCCATGTCAACCAGCGACTAGGGGAGAGAACAGAGCAGGAACGCCATTAAAACAGGGTAACACTTTTCAAACCtcaagactaaaataaaaaaaataataattgaatttaAGCCTGTGTGATGAGCTGGAGGGAAAGCAGTGGTGGGCGTGCAGGCAAGCAGGCACCTGTTTGGCGGATGGTGTCATTCCCATCTGCACCACGATGCAGGCTCGGGTGATGTTCTCCTCCTGCATCCTCTGACAGTACATCTTGATGGTCTTGATCCCAACCTTGGGCTCCTCTGCAGACAAAAACACAGGCTAATATTAAACCAAGTTCTATAGAGCAAGCTTTTTAAAGTTGCATTATTGCCTAATCCTTTCATTTGGAAATATCACAAACAGCTTTTCAGAAGTTCGATTCATATTCGTTCGCATTATTGTGAATTTTGTCTGATTGATTTAATGTCTGCCTCAAGCCACATGACACAGAGTTTCCTGACTTCCCTCATACCTGCAAAGGTCCTGGAGATTCATTCCACTCCAGGATTAAGAGATACACAATAATTCACTACTGCTGTGTCTTGACAgaggtttaattgattcaatgaAACAATTTATAACAGTGCTGGCACAGACACCAGGAgcggaatagccctccaggaccgcgATCCCTCTGCGGTACACGATGCACACACCTGGAAAAAAGACAAACATCTGGTCTGTGGGGTCGTCGTTGTGAGCCACCAGCACAGTGAGGTCGGTTCTCCGGGGCCGCCCCTCGCTGGGTTTATCCCCGAACTGGTTCTTAAACTCCTCCAGCGTCTGGTCCAATTCGTCCTGCGTCACCAGGTAGCCCCGGTCGTGACACAGCTGCAGAGGATCAATCACAGAGAGGTCGATCAGACAGAAAGCACCGCGGTGTTTACACACGTGTTATGAGAATCACGGCTAA
This genomic window contains:
- the LOC121309567 gene encoding DNA-directed RNA polymerases I, II, and III subunit RPABC1, translating into MDDEEETYRLWKIRKTIMQLCHDRGYLVTQDELDQTLEEFKNQFGDKPSEGRPRRTDLTVLVAHNDDPTDQMFVFFPEEPKVGIKTIKMYCQRMQEENITRACIVVQMGMTPSAKQSLVDMAPKYILEQFLQQELLINITEHELVPEHIVMTKEEVTELLGRYKLKESQLPRIQAGDPVARYFGLKRGQVVKIIRPSETAGRYITYRLVQ